The following proteins are encoded in a genomic region of Vicugna pacos chromosome 16, VicPac4, whole genome shotgun sequence:
- the MINK1 gene encoding misshapen-like kinase 1 isoform X1, whose product MGDPAPARSLDDIDLSALRDPAGIFELVEVVGNGTYGQVYKGRHVKTGQLAAIKVMDVTEDEEEEIKQEINMLKKYSHHRNIATYYGAFIKKSPPGNDDQLWLVMEFCGAGSVTDLVKNTKGNALKEDCIAYICREILRGLAHLHAHKVIHRDIKGQNVLLTENAEVKLVDFGVSAQLDRTVGRRNTFIGTPYWMAPEVIACDENPDATYDYRSDIWSLGITAIEMAEGAPPLCDMHPMRALFLIPRNPPPRLKSKKWSKKFIDFIDTCLIKTYLSRPPTEQLLKFPFIRDQPTERQVRIQLKDHIDRSRKKRGEKEETEYEYSGSEEEDDSHGEEGEPSSIMNVPGESTLRREFLRLQQENKSNSEALKQQQLQQQQQRDPEAHIQHLLHQRQRRIEEQKEERRRVEEQQRREREQRKLQEKEQQRRLEDMQALRREEERRQAEREQEYKRKQLEEQRQSERLQRQLQQEHAYLKSLQQQQQQQQLQKQQQQILPGDRKPLYHYGRGINPADKPAWAREVEERTRMNKQQNSPLAKTKPGSTGPEPPVPQASPGPPGPLSQTPPMQRPVEPQEGPHKSLVAHRVPLKPYAAPVPRSQSLQDQPTRNLAAFPASHDPDVPTPTATPSARGAVIRQNSDPTSEGPGPSPNPPAWVRPDNEAPPKVPQRTSSIATALNTSGAGGSRPAQAVRARPRSNSAWQIYLQRRAERGTPKPPGPPAQPPGPPNACSNPDLRRSDPGWERSDSVLPASHGHLPQAGSLERNRVGASSKLDSSPVLSPGNKAKPDDHRSRPGRPADFVLLKERALDEAPRPPKKAMDYSSSSEEVESSEDEEEESNGDPSEGSRDTPGARSDGDTDSVSTMVVHDVEEIAGTQTPYGGGTMVVQRTPEEERSLMHSDSNGYTNLPDVVQPSHSPTESSKGQSPPLKDGGSDYQSRGLVKAPGKSSFTMFVDLGIYQPGGSGDTIPITALVGGEGSRLDQLQYDVRKGSVVNVNPTNTRAHSETPEIRKYKKRFNSEILCAALWGVNLLVGTENGLMLLDRSGQGKVYGLIGRRRFQQMDVLEGLNLLITISGKRNKLRVYYLSWLRNKILHNDPEVEKKQGWTTVGDMEGCGHYRVVKYERIKFLVIALKNSVEVYAWAPKPYHKFMAFKSFADLPHRPLLVDLTVEEGQRLKVIYGSSAGFHAVDVDSGNSYDIYIPVHIQSQITPHAIIFLPNTDGMEMLLCYEDEGVYVNTYGRIIKDVVLQWGEMPTSVAYICSNQIMGWGEKAIEIRSVETGHLDGVFMHKRAQRLKFLCERNDKVFFASVRSGGSSQVYFMTLNRNCIMNW is encoded by the exons gaCCCTGCTGGAATCTTTGAGCTGGTGGAAGTGGTCGGCAATGGAACCTATGGACAGGTGTACAAG GGTCGGCATGTCAAGACTGGGCAGCTGGCTGCCATCAAGGTCATGGATGTCACGGAG gatgaggaggaagagatcAAACAGGAGATCAACATGTTGAAAAAATACTCTCACCACCGCAACATCGCCACCTACTACGGGGCCTTCATCAAGAAGAGCCCCCCTGGGAACGACGACCAGCTCTGG CTGGTGATGGAGTTCTGCGGTGCTGGTTCCGTGACAGACCTGGTGAAGAACACGAAAGGGAACGCCCTGAAGGAGGACTGTATCGCCTACATCTGCAGAGAGATTCTCCGG GGTCTGGCCCATCTCCACGCCCACAAGGTGATCCACCGAGACATCAAGGGGCAGAACGTGCTGCTGACTGAGAACGCTGAGGTCAAGCTAG TGGATTTTGGGGTGAGCGCTCAGCTGGACCGCACCGTGGGCAGGCGGAACACTTTCATCGGGACCCCCTACTGGATGGCCCCCGAGGTCATCGCCTGTGATGAGAACCCCGACGCCACCTATGATTACAGG AGTGACATCTGGTCTCTAGGAATCACAGCCATCGAGATGGCAGAGGGAGCGCCCC CTCTGTGTGACATGCACCCCATGCGAGCCCTCTTCCTCATCCCCCGGAACCCGCCACCCAGGCTCAAGTCCAAGAAATG GTCTAAGAAGTTCATCGACTTCATTGACACCTGTCTCATCAAGACTTACCTGAGCCGCCCACCAACTGAGCAGCTCCTGAAGTTCCCCTTCATCCGTGACCAGCCCACTGAGCGGCAGGTCCGCATCCAGCTCAAGGACCACATCGACCGGTCCCGGAAGAAGCGCGGCGAGAAAG AGGAGACAGAGTATGAATACAGCGGCAGCGAAGAGGAAGACGACAGCCACGGAGAAGAAGGAGAGCCGAG CTCCATCATGAATGTGCCCGGGGAGTCCACCCTCCGCCGGGAATTCCTCCGGCTCCAGCAGGAGAACAAGAGCAACTCGGAGGCTTtaaagcagcagcagctgcagcagcagcagcagcgagaCCCTGAGGCACACATCCAGCACCTCCTGCACCAGCGGCAGCGTCGCATCGAGGAGCAGAAGGAGGAACGGCGGCGCGTGGAGGAG CAACAGCGGCGGGAGCGGGAGCAGCGGAAGCTGCAGGAGAAGGAGCAGCAGCGGCGTCTGGAGGACATGCAGGCCCTGCggcgggaggaggagaggaggcaggcagagcGGGAGCAG GAATACAAGCGGAAGCAGCTGGAGGAGCAGCGGCAGTCGGAGCGCCTGCAGAGGCAGCTGCAGCAGGAGCACGCCTACCTCAAgtccctgcagcagcagcagcagcagcagcagctccagaagcagcagcagcagatccTCCCCGGGGACAGGAAGCCCCTGTATCATTATGGTCGGGGCATTAACCCTGCCGACAAACCAGCCTGGGCCCGCGAG GTAGAAGAGAGAACAAGGATGAACAAGCAGCAGAACTCTCCCTTGGCCAAGACCAAGCCAGGCAGCACAGGGCCTGAGCCCCCCgtcccccaggcctcccctgggcccccaggccccctttCCCAAACTCCTCCTATGCAGAGGCCGGTGGAGCCCCAGGAGGGACCACACAAG AGCCTGGTGGCACACCGGGTCCCACTGAAGCCATATGCAGCGCCTGTACCCCGATCCCAGTCCCTGCAGGACCAGCCCACACGAAACCTGGCTGCCTTCCCAGCCTCCCACGACCCCGACGTCCCCACGCCCACTGCCACGCCTAGTGCCCGAGGAGCCGTCATCCGCCAGAACTCAGACCCCACTTCCGAAGGGCCTGGCCCCAGCCCGAACCCCCCAGCCTGGGTCCGGCCTGATAATGAGGCCCCTCCCAAG GTGCCTCAGAGGACCTCATCTATTGCCACTGCCCTTAACACCAGTGGGGCCGGAGGGTCCCGGCCAGCCCAGGCTGTCCGTGCCAG ACCTCGCAGCAACTCCGCCTGGCAAATCTACCTGCAAAGGCGGGCAGAGCGGGGCACCCCCAAGCCTCCAGGGCCCCCTGCTCAGCCCCCTGGCCCGCCCAACGCCTGTAG TAACCCCGACCTCAGGAGGAGCGACCCTGGCTGGGAGCGCTCAGACAGcgtcctccctgcctctcacGGGCACCTCCCGCAGGCCGGCTCGCTGGAGCGGAACCGTGTGGGAG CCTCCTCCAAGCTGGACAGCTCCCCCGTGCTCTCCCCTGGGAACAAAGCCAAGCCTGATGACCACCGCTCGCGGCCAGGCCGGCCCGCA GATTTTGTGTTGCTGAAAGAGCGGGCCCTGGACGAGGCCCCCCGGCCTCCCAAGAAGGCCATGGACTACTCATCGTCCAGCGAGGAGGTGGAGAGCagcgaggacgaggaggaggagagcAACGGTGACCCATCGGAGGGGAGCAGAGACACCCCTGGGGCCCG CAGTGATGGAGACACCGACAGCGTCAGCACCATGGTGGTCCACGATGTGGAGGAGATAGCCGGGACCCAGACCCCCTACGGGGGGGGCACCATGGTGGTCCAGCGC ACCCCTGAAGAGGAGCGAAGCCTGATGCATTCTGACAGCAACGGTTACACAAACCTGCCAGATGTGGTCCAGCCCAGCCACTCGCCCACCGAGAGCAGCAAAGGTCAAAGCCCGCCCTTGAAGGATGGAGGCAGTGAC TACCAGTCTCGGGGATTGGTAAAGGCCCCTGGCAAGAGCTCGTTCACGATGTTTGTGGACCTGGGGATCTACCAGCCCGGAGGCAGTGGGGACACCATTCCCATCACAG CCCTGGTGGGCGGAGAGGGCAGCCGGCTTGATCAGCTTCAGTACGACGTGAGGAAAGGCTCTGTGGTCAACGTGAACCCCACCAACACCCGGGCCCACAGCGAAACCCCCGAGATCCGCAAGTACAAGAAGCGGTTCAACTCTGAGATCCTCTGTGCAGCCCTCTGGG GGGTCAACCTGCTGGTGGGCACAGAGAACGGGCTGATGCTGCTGGACCGGAGCGGGCAGGGCAAAGTGTACGGGCTCATCGGGCGGCGACGCTTCCAGCAGATGGATGTGCTAGAGGGACTCAATCTGCTCATCACCATCTCAG GGAAAAGGAACAAACTGCGGGTGTATTACCTGTCCTGGCTCCGGAACAAGATTCTGCACAATGACCCGGAAGTGGAGAAGAAGCAGGGATGGACCACTGTGGGGGACATGGAGGGCTGCGGGCACTACCGTGTTG TGAAATACGAACGTATCAAGTTCCTGGTCATCGCCCTGAAGAACTCCGTGGAGGTGTATGCTTGGGCCCCCAAACCTTACCACAAATTCATGGCTTTCAAG TCCTTTGCTGACCTCCCGCACCGCCCTCTGCTGGTCGACCTTACAGTAGAGGAGGGACAGCGGCTCAAGGTCATCTATGGCTCCAGTGCCGGCTTCCACGCAGTGGACGTCGACTCGGGGAACAGCTATGACATCTATATCCCCGTGCAC ATCCAGAGCCAGATCACGCCCCATGCCATCATCTTCCTCCCCAACACCGACGGCATGGAGATGCTGCTGTGCTATGAGGATGAGGGCGTCTACGTCAACACGTACGGGCGGATCATTAAGGACGTGGTGCTGCAGTGGGGAGAGATGCCCACCTCTGTGG cctaCATCTGCTCCAACCAGATCATGGGCTGGGGTGAGAAAGCCATTGAGATCCGCTCTGTGGAGACGGGCCACCTGGACGGGGTCTTCATGCACAAGCGAGCCCAGAGACTCAAGTTCCTGTGCGAGCGGAATGACAAG gtGTTTTTTGCCTCAGTCCGCTCTGGGGGCAGCAGCCAAGTTTACTTCATGACCCTGAACCGTAACTGCATCATGAACTGGTGA
- the MINK1 gene encoding misshapen-like kinase 1 isoform X2, giving the protein MGDPAPARSLDDIDLSALRDPAGIFELVEVVGNGTYGQVYKGRHVKTGQLAAIKVMDVTEDEEEEIKQEINMLKKYSHHRNIATYYGAFIKKSPPGNDDQLWLVMEFCGAGSVTDLVKNTKGNALKEDCIAYICREILRGLAHLHAHKVIHRDIKGQNVLLTENAEVKLVDFGVSAQLDRTVGRRNTFIGTPYWMAPEVIACDENPDATYDYRSDIWSLGITAIEMAEGAPPLCDMHPMRALFLIPRNPPPRLKSKKWSKKFIDFIDTCLIKTYLSRPPTEQLLKFPFIRDQPTERQVRIQLKDHIDRSRKKRGEKEETEYEYSGSEEEDDSHGEEGEPSSIMNVPGESTLRREFLRLQQENKSNSEALKQQQLQQQQQRDPEAHIQHLLHQRQRRIEEQKEERRRVEEQQRREREQRKLQEKEQQRRLEDMQALRREEERRQAEREQEYKRKQLEEQRQSERLQRQLQQEHAYLKSLQQQQQQQQLQKQQQQILPGDRKPLYHYGRGINPADKPAWAREVEERTRMNKQQNSPLAKTKPGSTGPEPPVPQASPGPPGPLSQTPPMQRPVEPQEGPHKSLVAHRVPLKPYAAPVPRSQSLQDQPTRNLAAFPASHDPDVPTPTATPSARGAVIRQNSDPTSEGPGPSPNPPAWVRPDNEAPPKVPQRTSSIATALNTSGAGGSRPAQAVRARPRSNSAWQIYLQRRAERGTPKPPGPPAQPPGPPNACSNPDLRRSDPGWERSDSVLPASHGHLPQAGSLERNRVGASSKLDSSPVLSPGNKAKPDDHRSRPGRPADFVLLKERALDEAPRPPKKAMDYSSSSEEVESSEDEEEESNGDPSEGSRDTPGARDGDTDSVSTMVVHDVEEIAGTQTPYGGGTMVVQRTPEEERSLMHSDSNGYTNLPDVVQPSHSPTESSKGQSPPLKDGGSDYQSRGLVKAPGKSSFTMFVDLGIYQPGGSGDTIPITALVGGEGSRLDQLQYDVRKGSVVNVNPTNTRAHSETPEIRKYKKRFNSEILCAALWGVNLLVGTENGLMLLDRSGQGKVYGLIGRRRFQQMDVLEGLNLLITISGKRNKLRVYYLSWLRNKILHNDPEVEKKQGWTTVGDMEGCGHYRVVKYERIKFLVIALKNSVEVYAWAPKPYHKFMAFKSFADLPHRPLLVDLTVEEGQRLKVIYGSSAGFHAVDVDSGNSYDIYIPVHIQSQITPHAIIFLPNTDGMEMLLCYEDEGVYVNTYGRIIKDVVLQWGEMPTSVAYICSNQIMGWGEKAIEIRSVETGHLDGVFMHKRAQRLKFLCERNDKVFFASVRSGGSSQVYFMTLNRNCIMNW; this is encoded by the exons gaCCCTGCTGGAATCTTTGAGCTGGTGGAAGTGGTCGGCAATGGAACCTATGGACAGGTGTACAAG GGTCGGCATGTCAAGACTGGGCAGCTGGCTGCCATCAAGGTCATGGATGTCACGGAG gatgaggaggaagagatcAAACAGGAGATCAACATGTTGAAAAAATACTCTCACCACCGCAACATCGCCACCTACTACGGGGCCTTCATCAAGAAGAGCCCCCCTGGGAACGACGACCAGCTCTGG CTGGTGATGGAGTTCTGCGGTGCTGGTTCCGTGACAGACCTGGTGAAGAACACGAAAGGGAACGCCCTGAAGGAGGACTGTATCGCCTACATCTGCAGAGAGATTCTCCGG GGTCTGGCCCATCTCCACGCCCACAAGGTGATCCACCGAGACATCAAGGGGCAGAACGTGCTGCTGACTGAGAACGCTGAGGTCAAGCTAG TGGATTTTGGGGTGAGCGCTCAGCTGGACCGCACCGTGGGCAGGCGGAACACTTTCATCGGGACCCCCTACTGGATGGCCCCCGAGGTCATCGCCTGTGATGAGAACCCCGACGCCACCTATGATTACAGG AGTGACATCTGGTCTCTAGGAATCACAGCCATCGAGATGGCAGAGGGAGCGCCCC CTCTGTGTGACATGCACCCCATGCGAGCCCTCTTCCTCATCCCCCGGAACCCGCCACCCAGGCTCAAGTCCAAGAAATG GTCTAAGAAGTTCATCGACTTCATTGACACCTGTCTCATCAAGACTTACCTGAGCCGCCCACCAACTGAGCAGCTCCTGAAGTTCCCCTTCATCCGTGACCAGCCCACTGAGCGGCAGGTCCGCATCCAGCTCAAGGACCACATCGACCGGTCCCGGAAGAAGCGCGGCGAGAAAG AGGAGACAGAGTATGAATACAGCGGCAGCGAAGAGGAAGACGACAGCCACGGAGAAGAAGGAGAGCCGAG CTCCATCATGAATGTGCCCGGGGAGTCCACCCTCCGCCGGGAATTCCTCCGGCTCCAGCAGGAGAACAAGAGCAACTCGGAGGCTTtaaagcagcagcagctgcagcagcagcagcagcgagaCCCTGAGGCACACATCCAGCACCTCCTGCACCAGCGGCAGCGTCGCATCGAGGAGCAGAAGGAGGAACGGCGGCGCGTGGAGGAG CAACAGCGGCGGGAGCGGGAGCAGCGGAAGCTGCAGGAGAAGGAGCAGCAGCGGCGTCTGGAGGACATGCAGGCCCTGCggcgggaggaggagaggaggcaggcagagcGGGAGCAG GAATACAAGCGGAAGCAGCTGGAGGAGCAGCGGCAGTCGGAGCGCCTGCAGAGGCAGCTGCAGCAGGAGCACGCCTACCTCAAgtccctgcagcagcagcagcagcagcagcagctccagaagcagcagcagcagatccTCCCCGGGGACAGGAAGCCCCTGTATCATTATGGTCGGGGCATTAACCCTGCCGACAAACCAGCCTGGGCCCGCGAG GTAGAAGAGAGAACAAGGATGAACAAGCAGCAGAACTCTCCCTTGGCCAAGACCAAGCCAGGCAGCACAGGGCCTGAGCCCCCCgtcccccaggcctcccctgggcccccaggccccctttCCCAAACTCCTCCTATGCAGAGGCCGGTGGAGCCCCAGGAGGGACCACACAAG AGCCTGGTGGCACACCGGGTCCCACTGAAGCCATATGCAGCGCCTGTACCCCGATCCCAGTCCCTGCAGGACCAGCCCACACGAAACCTGGCTGCCTTCCCAGCCTCCCACGACCCCGACGTCCCCACGCCCACTGCCACGCCTAGTGCCCGAGGAGCCGTCATCCGCCAGAACTCAGACCCCACTTCCGAAGGGCCTGGCCCCAGCCCGAACCCCCCAGCCTGGGTCCGGCCTGATAATGAGGCCCCTCCCAAG GTGCCTCAGAGGACCTCATCTATTGCCACTGCCCTTAACACCAGTGGGGCCGGAGGGTCCCGGCCAGCCCAGGCTGTCCGTGCCAG ACCTCGCAGCAACTCCGCCTGGCAAATCTACCTGCAAAGGCGGGCAGAGCGGGGCACCCCCAAGCCTCCAGGGCCCCCTGCTCAGCCCCCTGGCCCGCCCAACGCCTGTAG TAACCCCGACCTCAGGAGGAGCGACCCTGGCTGGGAGCGCTCAGACAGcgtcctccctgcctctcacGGGCACCTCCCGCAGGCCGGCTCGCTGGAGCGGAACCGTGTGGGAG CCTCCTCCAAGCTGGACAGCTCCCCCGTGCTCTCCCCTGGGAACAAAGCCAAGCCTGATGACCACCGCTCGCGGCCAGGCCGGCCCGCA GATTTTGTGTTGCTGAAAGAGCGGGCCCTGGACGAGGCCCCCCGGCCTCCCAAGAAGGCCATGGACTACTCATCGTCCAGCGAGGAGGTGGAGAGCagcgaggacgaggaggaggagagcAACGGTGACCCATCGGAGGGGAGCAGAGACACCCCTGGGGCCCG TGATGGAGACACCGACAGCGTCAGCACCATGGTGGTCCACGATGTGGAGGAGATAGCCGGGACCCAGACCCCCTACGGGGGGGGCACCATGGTGGTCCAGCGC ACCCCTGAAGAGGAGCGAAGCCTGATGCATTCTGACAGCAACGGTTACACAAACCTGCCAGATGTGGTCCAGCCCAGCCACTCGCCCACCGAGAGCAGCAAAGGTCAAAGCCCGCCCTTGAAGGATGGAGGCAGTGAC TACCAGTCTCGGGGATTGGTAAAGGCCCCTGGCAAGAGCTCGTTCACGATGTTTGTGGACCTGGGGATCTACCAGCCCGGAGGCAGTGGGGACACCATTCCCATCACAG CCCTGGTGGGCGGAGAGGGCAGCCGGCTTGATCAGCTTCAGTACGACGTGAGGAAAGGCTCTGTGGTCAACGTGAACCCCACCAACACCCGGGCCCACAGCGAAACCCCCGAGATCCGCAAGTACAAGAAGCGGTTCAACTCTGAGATCCTCTGTGCAGCCCTCTGGG GGGTCAACCTGCTGGTGGGCACAGAGAACGGGCTGATGCTGCTGGACCGGAGCGGGCAGGGCAAAGTGTACGGGCTCATCGGGCGGCGACGCTTCCAGCAGATGGATGTGCTAGAGGGACTCAATCTGCTCATCACCATCTCAG GGAAAAGGAACAAACTGCGGGTGTATTACCTGTCCTGGCTCCGGAACAAGATTCTGCACAATGACCCGGAAGTGGAGAAGAAGCAGGGATGGACCACTGTGGGGGACATGGAGGGCTGCGGGCACTACCGTGTTG TGAAATACGAACGTATCAAGTTCCTGGTCATCGCCCTGAAGAACTCCGTGGAGGTGTATGCTTGGGCCCCCAAACCTTACCACAAATTCATGGCTTTCAAG TCCTTTGCTGACCTCCCGCACCGCCCTCTGCTGGTCGACCTTACAGTAGAGGAGGGACAGCGGCTCAAGGTCATCTATGGCTCCAGTGCCGGCTTCCACGCAGTGGACGTCGACTCGGGGAACAGCTATGACATCTATATCCCCGTGCAC ATCCAGAGCCAGATCACGCCCCATGCCATCATCTTCCTCCCCAACACCGACGGCATGGAGATGCTGCTGTGCTATGAGGATGAGGGCGTCTACGTCAACACGTACGGGCGGATCATTAAGGACGTGGTGCTGCAGTGGGGAGAGATGCCCACCTCTGTGG cctaCATCTGCTCCAACCAGATCATGGGCTGGGGTGAGAAAGCCATTGAGATCCGCTCTGTGGAGACGGGCCACCTGGACGGGGTCTTCATGCACAAGCGAGCCCAGAGACTCAAGTTCCTGTGCGAGCGGAATGACAAG gtGTTTTTTGCCTCAGTCCGCTCTGGGGGCAGCAGCCAAGTTTACTTCATGACCCTGAACCGTAACTGCATCATGAACTGGTGA